GAAATGATCCCTCTGTCTTTAAACTGAGTGGCCAAAACTACCATATGATTGGAAGCTTACTACCTACTCCAGAATCATCTCCTAAATTTGCTCAACTATATATTTATGATACTCAAAATGAGGTTTTAAATAGAATGAAGACTATGAGGTATGTACTATTTTAGAATATATTATTTGATACACTTTTTAGCATAATTATAGGGTTGAACctaatattatatttgattttttgtATGCAGTGGTTCAAATTCATTACATACTGAAATTATTACTGATTTGAAAGAGATGCTTGATAACTACAATGTATTGATAAAATCATTCAGGATGGTTAAGGATAAGTTTCAGGAGGAAGACTATACTAATGTAAAACTACGGCTCATCGAAAAAATGGGTAGTGATGAAAAGAGGTATAATCTTCCCACTACATCTGAAGTAGCTGCACCAATTGTTGGAGACTTTGAGAGCTCAGCTGGTAATAGGGACACTACAGTTGAGACACAGTCTGGGTTATTGAAGCGAATCACTGAATTGAATCCTTCTTATCTTGCTTTGCAATACCCATTGTTATTTCCTCATGGGAAGGATGGTTATAATGAGAATATCCAATTTCGAGATTTTGGATGGTGGTTCCTCTAGAAAGAGAATTAAATTGTTCATGTGAGAGTTTTTTGCCTATAGGATTTAGAATAGGAAGAATGAAGCTCCAACCGTACTCTATTCAAGACGATTATTTCACCAATTTCTGGTTAATGCATATACAATGATtgaatcatctagattgtagtaCATTCGACtgcatcaaaaaaatttgagaacagAGATGTACAAAGGACTTACAGAATCTATCTTAAGAGGAGAAACAGACCCTTCTTCAAGAGATAAATGTGTAATTCTTCCTTCATCATTTACAGGTGGTGCCCGATACATGATTCAAAACTATCAAGATACTATGGTTATATGCAAGTGGATTGGCTATcctgatttatttattatatttatatgtgttggtgcaaaaatccacctgcgccggagaagctggagttgagggagccgcggtcgccgccgggacctgcaaaagaagtctaaatcggaggtggggttgctccggtaagatcctccaacgctcaagtcagttctctgcctcaacaagaatagagtgctcgaacagaaattttagtagagttttaggatagaaaagtagagcttaaagaataacgtatctgggtcccccttttatagacggagggggcagcagactgatagcgatatctgtaactgtctggcagtgggctgtccaaggtcaggtggagtttgttgc
Above is a genomic segment from Elaeis guineensis isolate ETL-2024a chromosome 1, EG11, whole genome shotgun sequence containing:
- the LOC140855759 gene encoding uncharacterized protein — protein: MNDGNDPSVFKLSGQNYHMIGSLLPTPESSPKFAQLYIYDTQNEVLNRMKTMSGSNSLHTEIITDLKEMLDNYNVLIKSFRMVKDKFQEEDYTNVKLRLIEKMGSDEKRYNLPTTSEVAAPIVGDFESSAGNRDTTVETQSGLLKRITELNPSYLALQYPLLFPHGKDGYNENIQFRDFGWWFL